The Deltaproteobacteria bacterium genomic interval GCCGTGTCCGTCAGTCCACTGATGGTTCCCTTCTTGTTCGGTGAGCAGTTTCGTACGGCAGTGTACCTGTCCATGTTGATGGCTGTGGCTGGAGGAATCGATGGATTGAAGGTGGTGTTAGGCAGCAGTATTCGCGGGTTGGGACAACCAGCGGCACTGATTATGAGCGAGACGCTCGCGGTTGGTACGACTGCGTTCAGTCTGATGCTACTGCTGCCCAACACAGGGGTAAACGGTGCCGCCCTTGCCATTATTCTTGGTAATTTGACCGGCACACTCTTTCTTGTCCACGTTGCGAAAAAGGTTGCCCACTGTTCCATCCGTCGTCTCCTTTTTCCAACTGGTACCGATTTACAACAATTGCGGTCATCGGTGGTGCGTGAGTGGGGAGCGATGGTGCGCGCTGGGGTCGCCCGTCCTTCATAAGGTGATTGGCATCACCACCAGGTGAGAGCGCAGCAACCGTAGGCGTTGGACCAACTATACCGTACGAAAATGTCGAAAGGAGCAAAGAACTGGTGACACCGGCACATTTCCTTGTTCGTGCTTCGCGGACCCTTAAGAACGAGATCTATAAGTTCTTGCATGTTGATGCGCTGTCAGGCGCACGCGTGCATCCTGTTCCGACACTCGAAAAGATTGGGTCAGAGCGTGGCGGGTGGATCGTCCCGACCAATCGCATCAATCGTGATTCTGTTTGCTATTGCGTCGGAGTGGGAGAGGACATCACGTTTGACATGAGCGTGATCGAACGGTTCGGTTGTCGTGTGTTTGCCTACGACCCAACGCCCCGCGCGGCACTCCATGTGCAGAAACACGCAGCTCACTGTGCTGACTATATCTACGAGCGCGTCGGATTATGGGATACCGACGAAGTCGTGCGCTTCTATGCACCGGCTAATCCGCAGAATGTGTCACATTCTGCGCTCAATTTGCAAAAGACCGACACGTATTTTGAGGCACCCTGCAAACGGTTACGGACACTATTAGCGGACAATGGGCATGAGCATATTACGCTGCTGAAACTCGATATAGAAGGCGCAGAATACAAAGTTGTCCAATCCATCGTGGCAGACCGGCTGAACATCGACATCCTGTGTATCGAGTACGACGAAGCCTTTCATCCGCTCGATGCTCAGTATCAGCAGCGGATTGCTGCCTCAGTGAAAAGTATCCTTGACGCTGGGTATCGGCTGGTCGCCATTGGTGCGCCCGGTAACTACACCTTCACGAAACATGGCAATTGGTATTTCAAGAGCCGCGCTGTTCCAGCGTCAGGTAGAGGATGGCGTAGGGCATCGCCCGAGTACTCCGCAGGGACGTC includes:
- a CDS encoding FkbM family methyltransferase, with amino-acid sequence MTPAHFLVRASRTLKNEIYKFLHVDALSGARVHPVPTLEKIGSERGGWIVPTNRINRDSVCYCVGVGEDITFDMSVIERFGCRVFAYDPTPRAALHVQKHAAHCADYIYERVGLWDTDEVVRFYAPANPQNVSHSALNLQKTDTYFEAPCKRLRTLLADNGHEHITLLKLDIEGAEYKVVQSIVADRLNIDILCIEYDEAFHPLDAQYQQRIAASVKSILDAGYRLVAIGAPGNYTFTKHGNWYFKSRAVPASGRGWRRASPEYSAGTSLVPRRTSRHPVCPGDVRLWPHLDDRAVTQLA